A genomic region of Capra hircus breed San Clemente chromosome 21, ASM170441v1, whole genome shotgun sequence contains the following coding sequences:
- the LOC108633288 gene encoding phorbol-12-myristate-13-acetate-induced protein 1-like produces MPGRRARRSAQPSPTRVPADPEVECAIQLRRIGDKLNFRQKLVNLIAKLLRSGT; encoded by the coding sequence ATGCCTGGAAGGAGGGCTCGTAGGAGCGCCCAGCCGAGCCCCACGCGGGTCCCGGCAGATCCTGAAGTTGAGTGTGCCATTCAGTTGAGGAGAATTGGAGACAAACTGAATTTCCGGCAGAAACTTGTGAATCTGATAGCCAAACTCCTCCGCTCAGGAACTTGA